One genomic segment of Gottschalkia acidurici 9a includes these proteins:
- a CDS encoding S-layer homology domain-containing protein, with the protein MKKFIAALMTTILLISPLSAFAEFGNAGFEGGIHKNERDSKKTKEYKELLLITGKPVMLEGTIEPKYSDKKVTYKYTLANKDKTVQLKRNLEFDREINFSNNQKQIVEVNNITKYTETITDQSEGERTTYTLTDYQLHNSTVDDNQPVVTFYQGNWEGTKTYAINRDEGEIEVSISGTTYGYDHFWGGTETQKIHQDINYSRKTEDDKTMTWYGNSDIDVSFNRTKDMTYFSNIPNQSSFDGVYTLTEQDQTIMKYSYSLPIIDRNGKIKEQKNIGHGTERYDTVPTQKKLFIPQYKDIKGHWAEWDIKKLGGLEVLDDKTYFGPNLSIKRSEFAKWIAKSMDLIQEEDSSSRTSRRKKEEKVDLFSDVTKVYPDYDYIKVITEKEIMNGIGENRFSPDGSLTRAEAITIVIRSLGLERLAPNGYFQTRFRDDGSIPVWAKRSVYVADQVGISKGTPEGYIYPNEVMTKAEAATFINRLINYLQQDLKVNYREHIIN; encoded by the coding sequence TTGAAAAAGTTCATAGCAGCACTAATGACAACCATACTTCTTATATCTCCACTAAGTGCATTTGCCGAATTTGGAAATGCAGGATTTGAAGGGGGAATACACAAAAATGAAAGGGATTCAAAAAAAACAAAAGAATATAAAGAGCTACTGTTAATCACAGGCAAACCAGTAATGTTAGAAGGAACTATAGAACCTAAGTATAGCGATAAAAAAGTAACTTATAAATATACGCTTGCAAATAAAGATAAGACTGTACAACTAAAGAGAAACTTAGAATTTGATAGGGAAATAAACTTTTCAAATAATCAAAAGCAGATAGTAGAAGTAAATAATATAACAAAATATACAGAAACGATAACAGACCAAAGTGAAGGTGAAAGAACGACATATACTTTAACAGACTATCAACTTCATAATTCTACAGTAGACGATAATCAACCAGTAGTAACATTTTACCAAGGTAACTGGGAAGGAACTAAAACGTATGCTATAAATAGAGATGAAGGAGAAATAGAAGTAAGTATATCAGGAACTACTTATGGGTATGATCATTTTTGGGGAGGAACAGAAACACAAAAGATACACCAAGACATAAATTATAGTCGAAAAACAGAAGATGATAAAACTATGACTTGGTATGGTAACTCTGACATAGATGTGTCTTTCAATAGAACCAAAGATATGACGTACTTTTCAAATATTCCAAATCAGTCTAGTTTTGATGGAGTATATACACTGACAGAGCAAGACCAAACTATAATGAAGTATTCATATAGTCTACCTATAATAGATAGGAATGGAAAAATAAAAGAACAAAAAAATATAGGACATGGTACAGAAAGATACGATACAGTGCCTACTCAGAAAAAACTGTTTATACCACAATATAAAGACATAAAAGGACATTGGGCAGAGTGGGATATAAAGAAATTAGGTGGACTGGAAGTTTTAGATGATAAAACATATTTTGGACCAAACCTAAGCATAAAAAGATCTGAGTTTGCAAAATGGATAGCAAAGTCTATGGACTTAATTCAAGAAGAGGATAGCTCGTCAAGAACTAGTAGAAGAAAAAAGGAAGAAAAAGTAGACCTTTTCTCAGACGTTACAAAAGTATATCCCGATTATGACTATATAAAGGTAATAACAGAAAAAGAAATAATGAATGGAATAGGCGAAAATAGATTTTCACCGGATGGAAGTCTAACAAGAGCAGAAGCTATAACTATAGTAATAAGATCTCTTGGACTAGAAAGACTAGCACCAAATGGATATTTCCAAACTAGATTTAGAGACGATGGAAGTATACCAGTTTGGGCTAAAAGGTCAGTATATGTGGCAGACCAGGTAGGTATATCGAAAGGAACACCAGAAGGGTATATATATCCAAACGAAGTTATGACTAAAGCAGAAGCAGCAACATTCATAAACAGACTTATAAACTATTTACAGCAAGACTTAAAGGTAAACTATAGAGAACACATAATAAACTAG
- a CDS encoding S-layer homology domain-containing protein — protein sequence MKIGKVKKQLSIALAIAMIFTTLIQSPINAQNLDQLKIYDGIESYNQLYNNVNFRDISNHWSKDSVYKMSALSIIRGLGQSLFSPEGTLTRQEALTLVIRLAGLEGQGQALGNEMAQNVDTGQYNILEPSDYWLRGYIEVAKKSGILTDDEVKEIESLSENQIEDIAKQAEQKLGTYNNKNLSQEQLENIKTQLNEKVKITLTWKKPAERERVAAWVAKGAGLASVQGNSQQSVYNFRDWSNMDGRYVPMIEAALQAGIISGNTDGTFRPKSSLKRSEAARILDNAHEKTLKNQGYIIGTGTIESIEALSRTKENQKSQDNLIKIKNYDNSSIGLSYGANNGFVVYKNGQIGLANSLRPGDYVKYYINNQGKVVYVETIRNEDINIKGNIEDINTEQKTITIRDYYGQVHKYDIIADVDVKINKEWTELKNLLYDQEVEVKVSNGKVVSIEGSLDQGEDGYIHPGERIDMGKVLYIDREKGKLTVIDGEKQAEFLIDPSIPIVKGNRNIEINSIKEGDTVRLEFDQYQGNIPMKVHVLEPEREITNIYKGTVTHYNPSKNQIIIKDPYYYNNASWSKTSQDKVIDLGYNSQIYINGRGISKELLKNYLNRDIYVALGDNFGKEEAVKLVFKSGYEKNYQNAVQGVTFGDRKITVDYNSVYYDDSTIIVKDGRLVQPYNLREDDDVFLVSHGLSNDTASFISIEGTKHESTGMVVYRGEIEEIEQYGLELYRPTIIDGLEKDNRRNRDIKLSEDTKIIDSRGKEIERVSVKEFTDSRFLKDKGKDSYYDEDVYVIAKGDMALAINIINSNTEHQTISISDIKSIDREKEIMTLKNVRDWSEFREKWNVNSAEIELDISEAMFIKDGKPVSLNEIRGTESIYIMRRNDRGYIVICR from the coding sequence TTGAAAATTGGAAAGGTTAAAAAACAACTATCAATAGCACTAGCTATAGCAATGATCTTCACTACCCTTATCCAAAGCCCTATTAATGCACAAAATCTAGATCAGTTAAAAATTTATGATGGTATAGAATCTTATAATCAACTATATAACAATGTGAACTTTAGAGATATATCAAATCATTGGTCAAAAGATTCAGTATATAAGATGAGTGCATTATCAATAATAAGAGGATTGGGTCAAAGCTTGTTTAGTCCTGAAGGAACATTAACAAGACAAGAGGCTTTGACCCTTGTTATTCGCCTCGCAGGGCTGGAAGGACAAGGACAAGCATTAGGAAATGAAATGGCACAAAATGTAGACACAGGACAATATAATATATTAGAACCTAGTGACTACTGGCTAAGAGGATATATAGAAGTAGCAAAGAAATCAGGAATACTAACAGATGATGAAGTGAAGGAAATAGAAAGCTTATCAGAAAATCAAATAGAAGATATAGCTAAACAAGCCGAACAAAAACTAGGAACATATAATAATAAAAATTTAAGTCAAGAACAGTTAGAAAATATAAAAACACAACTTAATGAAAAAGTAAAGATAACACTTACTTGGAAAAAACCAGCTGAAAGAGAAAGAGTAGCTGCTTGGGTAGCTAAAGGAGCAGGACTTGCAAGCGTACAAGGAAACTCTCAGCAGTCAGTATATAATTTTAGAGACTGGTCAAATATGGATGGAAGATATGTTCCTATGATAGAAGCAGCTTTACAAGCAGGAATAATATCTGGGAACACAGATGGTACATTTAGACCAAAGTCATCGTTAAAAAGAAGTGAGGCAGCAAGAATATTAGATAATGCTCATGAAAAAACTTTAAAGAATCAAGGATATATTATAGGTACAGGAACTATAGAATCTATAGAAGCATTATCTCGAACTAAAGAAAATCAAAAGTCACAGGACAATTTGATAAAAATAAAGAACTATGACAATTCGTCTATTGGTCTATCCTACGGAGCTAATAATGGATTTGTAGTATATAAAAATGGACAAATAGGACTAGCAAACTCTCTAAGACCAGGAGACTATGTAAAATACTATATAAATAATCAGGGAAAAGTAGTTTACGTTGAAACTATAAGAAATGAAGATATAAATATTAAAGGAAATATAGAAGATATAAATACAGAACAAAAAACTATAACAATTAGAGACTATTATGGACAAGTTCATAAATATGACATAATAGCAGATGTAGATGTAAAGATAAATAAAGAGTGGACAGAACTAAAAAATCTCTTATATGATCAAGAAGTAGAAGTAAAAGTATCAAACGGAAAAGTAGTATCTATTGAAGGAAGCTTAGACCAAGGAGAAGATGGATATATACATCCAGGAGAGAGAATAGATATGGGAAAAGTACTTTATATAGATAGAGAAAAAGGAAAATTAACTGTTATAGATGGAGAAAAGCAAGCTGAGTTTCTAATAGATCCATCTATACCTATAGTAAAGGGAAATAGAAACATAGAAATAAACAGCATAAAAGAAGGCGATACAGTAAGACTAGAATTTGATCAATATCAAGGAAATATTCCTATGAAAGTTCATGTACTAGAGCCAGAAAGAGAAATTACTAATATATATAAAGGAACTGTAACGCACTATAATCCAAGTAAGAATCAAATAATAATTAAAGATCCATACTACTATAATAATGCATCATGGAGTAAAACATCTCAAGATAAAGTAATAGACTTAGGATATAATTCACAGATATATATAAATGGTAGGGGTATATCTAAAGAGTTGCTAAAGAACTATTTAAATAGAGATATATATGTAGCATTAGGAGATAATTTTGGAAAAGAAGAGGCTGTAAAATTAGTATTCAAAAGTGGCTACGAAAAAAATTATCAGAACGCAGTACAAGGAGTAACATTTGGAGATAGAAAAATAACTGTAGACTATAATAGCGTGTACTATGATGATAGTACAATAATAGTAAAGGATGGAAGACTAGTTCAACCATATAATCTAAGAGAGGATGACGATGTATTCTTAGTATCTCATGGACTATCTAATGATACAGCATCGTTCATATCAATAGAAGGAACGAAACATGAAAGCACAGGAATGGTAGTATATAGAGGTGAAATAGAAGAGATAGAACAATATGGTCTAGAACTTTATAGACCTACTATAATAGATGGATTAGAAAAGGATAATAGAAGGAATAGAGATATTAAATTAAGTGAAGATACGAAGATAATAGATAGTAGAGGAAAAGAGATAGAAAGAGTATCTGTAAAAGAATTTACAGATAGCAGATTCTTAAAAGACAAAGGAAAAGATAGCTACTATGACGAAGATGTGTATGTAATAGCTAAAGGAGACATGGCACTAGCAATAAACATCATAAACTCTAATACAGAGCACCAAACAATATCAATATCAGATATAAAAAGTATAGATAGAGAAAAAGAAATAATGACTCTTAAAAATGTAAGAGACTGGAGTGAGTTTAGAGAAAAATGGAATGTAAATAGTGCAGAAATAGAGCTAGATATTAGTGAAGCCATGTTTATAAAAGATGGTAAGCCAGTAAGCTTAAATGAAATAAGAGGAACAGAGAGTATATATATAATGAGAAGAAACGATAGAGGGTATATAGTAATATGCAGATAA
- a CDS encoding IPT/TIG domain-containing protein, which translates to MKRIISMFLAIIMLLTYIPFGDIAIASADGKIDITNMQINTEIRRQNSNGQTSLRKTDFVDIEGFGFRDVTIKNVKIKQYSSDKPPIPQKELTSTFNVVGGGKIRVTLDGDSPIESNLNYKVEITYEYKEDNVTKTEIEESKFFSVDRKPDITHEPNKTVLNIGDEISIVGTGLKDAKLKFKKGNTISEAMYTTSSDNNITGKVDKDKNVTTGLNDIVIESAQVSESGLPVAKVTFIEAVEINLESTIIDVSNITPTAGPTTGGTEVRITGKGLTDTATVRFGDNLARIIKLEDIVGNSEEKRLVVSAPKSDITGPVTITINGKGVGTFTYIATGNSLLVTGIAPDRGNVLGGDIVEIRGFNFQLTKGDGEEEGRKFISDEGTGDVEISDGDEVLMFKKDVSKEKIGFKRPTEEAKYRTRAVKVTVGGESATYKLEEPIKSLEDLTRMDPKTGEQMLKIVTPSMAVQEDTVVSLAVEVITKFYKDKPENSDNELKDLEIVEREFREFIYETVKIPKVEKVTPTLGSTSDVDDVKTPEVEVNRDEGVNFPTVSIKGEKFLVESKVGADGVRKVERPKVFVVPSDVSDSVIKSNVGVDKYRAKVREVSLDSSGETVEADGVFNKLATKIVAELPAYPHEKEGPKDIVIVNPDGGYLRMKDAFIYKKPSTEPEIIEIKPMKVNAKGGEKITIEGKNIDPLVSDIIVTIDGEVSKIEKIDRVITNEENRQIITVVTPPGKAGLKIVQVINRDGGTATSDISNTETPEGKLNRKLYYTRVTSAPKITVIAPNYGGAGAKVIIKGSDFVIPEKDEDDNPIPNSGTRVWFGNHEIKNGESYGKDRFGEETEGKIEIIDTKTIELTLPSGLPLGFKDVIVENPDTARDAVKNGFNYLEPQTNPQIYSIEPNYGTINGGTMVKIKGEGFTDNVEVYFGEKKGIKPIVNGDGTEIIVETPSYPIDSTNMDNIKVHLTVVNYDGGANTIDNGFEYRIPGSFPFINKIDPASGTMAGNDTVVITGGDFRYKKAEGNEKKDRYEEGDEIPRVYFGGEEAINVRYAGNSQLIVTTPSYNQSGRVDVVIVNPDAGTAISKGGFTYGTSKPTITSITPSVIDKNGGTVITIKGSGFIKGEYENKIDIDTLDLQTILGNEKGTRQIIGGFAELKVGTIDVVYDARDSQNPTIKVKSDFEEKEFTERISRNNPLLVAMKTTKDSEYLEGIKVSIEGNNLTVTRRLATKVEWIDGNTLEITTPPMDGVGERDIVITNKDGGEAKGKVTVKNPASNPKITNIEPKIENYDASNALDFYSVESTAEGNITFTIYGSDFRTGVKVLIGDQEAQILSKGPNDDNLIVRSPRARTTDIDKKLIITILNEDGGVVASNDAEKVKIGAQGKQAYYIYRNADSSPKVTKIDPNIGSIKGGERVVITGNDFRPEQVEVKFGGRLATVVQSESRYDRLVVITPQGDMVGKVDVHIKNTKALGEIVVKDGYTYISSPIITSIDPDRVKNDGEHKVTIKGSGFMEGIKVTIGDLGDVAISELEFKDSQTIEMTISPKVEINSREESVFRDVTIENPDGGKYTSRNGLEITHPIPDTPSGFRATAGHERSITLTWDKVEDAGRYKIFASKSGRRSDYEFLGETTDLEYIVKDLEPDTRYYFRLWSLNKYGESISYDYDDARTFRNKDDDGRNKYDNDTESRKDTVINYTNGELSINLADRYNYGQYYQDLSDAKYSNYKNMRISIPINVAKSLYGNVQVKTQDILFDIPLGIFSDIAYYKQNDDANVIVTLSKLDSQEKGRITKGIERNEAVLEDGYEIKFEVQNEREVTPIAVRGSASLTVYTDKAIPNTNSVYMGRYSPESNNLLRNTATVSQYVDYMTNKRIYAIYGNINAAGKYTIIYKK; encoded by the coding sequence TTCCCTTTGGGGATATAGCAATAGCAAGTGCAGATGGAAAAATAGACATAACTAATATGCAGATAAATACGGAAATAAGAAGGCAAAATTCGAATGGGCAAACCAGCCTTAGAAAAACAGATTTTGTTGATATCGAAGGTTTTGGGTTTAGGGATGTCACTATAAAGAATGTTAAGATAAAACAATATAGTAGTGATAAACCACCAATACCACAGAAGGAACTTACAAGTACATTTAATGTAGTGGGAGGAGGTAAGATAAGAGTAACACTTGATGGTGATTCACCTATAGAGTCAAATTTAAATTATAAGGTTGAGATAACTTATGAATATAAAGAAGATAATGTAACGAAAACAGAGATTGAGGAATCTAAATTTTTTAGTGTAGACAGAAAGCCTGACATTACACATGAACCTAATAAAACTGTGCTGAATATAGGTGATGAGATAAGTATAGTAGGAACAGGACTTAAAGATGCTAAACTAAAATTTAAAAAAGGAAATACTATTTCTGAGGCTATGTATACTACAAGCTCAGATAACAACATCACGGGAAAAGTAGACAAGGATAAAAATGTAACAACAGGTCTAAATGATATAGTAATAGAAAGTGCACAGGTTTCAGAATCTGGCTTACCTGTCGCCAAAGTAACATTTATAGAAGCAGTAGAAATAAACTTAGAGTCAACAATAATAGATGTAAGTAATATAACTCCTACAGCTGGACCAACTACAGGAGGGACAGAAGTAAGAATAACAGGGAAGGGTCTTACGGATACAGCCACAGTAAGATTTGGAGATAATCTAGCTAGAATAATAAAATTAGAGGATATAGTGGGAAATAGTGAAGAAAAAAGATTAGTAGTTTCAGCCCCAAAATCAGATATAACTGGTCCAGTTACAATTACTATAAATGGAAAAGGAGTAGGTACGTTCACATATATTGCAACAGGAAATAGTCTCTTAGTAACGGGAATAGCTCCTGACAGAGGTAATGTATTAGGTGGAGATATAGTAGAAATAAGAGGATTTAACTTTCAACTTACAAAAGGAGATGGAGAAGAAGAGGGTAGAAAATTCATATCAGACGAAGGTACCGGAGACGTTGAAATTAGTGATGGAGACGAGGTATTAATGTTTAAGAAAGATGTTTCAAAAGAAAAAATAGGATTTAAGAGACCTACAGAAGAAGCTAAGTATAGAACAAGAGCAGTCAAGGTGACTGTAGGCGGGGAGTCTGCAACGTATAAGTTGGAAGAACCAATTAAAAGTCTAGAGGATTTAACTAGAATGGATCCAAAGACTGGAGAACAGATGTTAAAGATAGTTACACCATCAATGGCAGTACAAGAGGATACAGTAGTAAGTCTAGCAGTTGAAGTAATAACTAAATTCTATAAAGATAAGCCAGAAAACTCGGATAATGAATTAAAAGATTTAGAAATAGTAGAGAGAGAATTTAGAGAATTTATATATGAAACTGTAAAAATTCCAAAGGTAGAAAAAGTGACTCCTACACTGGGATCTACATCTGATGTAGACGATGTGAAAACTCCAGAAGTAGAAGTAAATAGAGATGAGGGAGTAAACTTTCCTACAGTATCAATAAAGGGGGAGAAGTTCTTAGTTGAAAGTAAAGTTGGAGCAGATGGAGTACGTAAAGTGGAAAGACCTAAAGTATTCGTAGTCCCAAGTGATGTATCAGATAGCGTTATAAAATCAAATGTAGGAGTAGATAAATACAGAGCAAAAGTAAGGGAAGTTTCATTAGATTCATCTGGAGAGACAGTAGAAGCAGATGGAGTATTTAATAAATTAGCAACAAAGATAGTTGCAGAATTACCAGCATATCCACATGAAAAAGAAGGTCCAAAGGATATAGTAATAGTAAATCCTGATGGTGGATATTTAAGAATGAAAGATGCTTTTATTTATAAGAAACCGTCTACCGAACCAGAAATAATAGAAATAAAACCAATGAAAGTAAATGCAAAAGGTGGAGAAAAGATAACTATAGAAGGAAAAAATATAGATCCACTTGTAAGCGACATAATAGTAACTATAGATGGAGAAGTTTCTAAAATAGAAAAAATAGACAGAGTAATAACTAATGAAGAAAATAGACAAATAATCACAGTGGTAACTCCACCAGGAAAAGCAGGACTGAAAATAGTTCAAGTTATAAATAGAGATGGTGGAACAGCTACATCAGACATATCAAATACAGAAACACCGGAAGGAAAATTAAATAGAAAGCTATATTATACTAGAGTAACATCAGCTCCAAAGATAACTGTTATAGCACCGAACTATGGAGGAGCAGGAGCAAAAGTTATTATAAAAGGAAGCGACTTTGTAATACCTGAAAAAGATGAAGACGATAATCCAATTCCTAACTCCGGTACAAGGGTATGGTTTGGAAACCATGAGATAAAAAATGGCGAATCTTATGGAAAAGATAGATTTGGTGAAGAAACAGAAGGAAAAATAGAAATAATAGATACAAAGACTATAGAATTAACTCTTCCAAGTGGATTACCACTAGGATTCAAAGATGTAATAGTAGAAAATCCAGACACTGCAAGAGATGCAGTTAAAAATGGATTTAATTACTTAGAGCCTCAAACAAATCCTCAAATATATTCTATAGAACCAAACTACGGAACTATAAATGGTGGGACTATGGTAAAGATAAAAGGAGAAGGCTTTACAGATAATGTGGAAGTATACTTTGGAGAGAAGAAAGGTATAAAGCCTATAGTAAACGGGGATGGGACAGAAATTATAGTGGAAACACCATCATACCCAATAGATTCTACAAATATGGATAATATAAAGGTACATCTAACAGTAGTGAACTATGATGGAGGAGCGAACACAATTGATAATGGATTCGAATATCGAATACCAGGTAGCTTCCCATTTATAAATAAAATAGATCCAGCAAGTGGAACTATGGCGGGAAATGATACAGTCGTTATAACTGGTGGAGATTTTAGATATAAAAAGGCTGAGGGTAACGAGAAGAAAGATAGATATGAAGAGGGAGACGAAATACCAAGGGTATACTTCGGTGGAGAAGAAGCCATAAATGTTAGGTATGCTGGGAATAGTCAATTAATAGTGACTACACCATCATATAATCAATCAGGAAGGGTAGACGTAGTTATAGTGAATCCAGATGCAGGGACAGCAATATCTAAAGGCGGATTCACCTATGGAACGTCTAAACCAACAATAACTAGTATTACGCCATCAGTAATAGATAAAAATGGTGGCACAGTAATAACTATAAAAGGATCAGGATTTATAAAAGGCGAATATGAAAACAAGATAGACATAGACACATTAGATTTACAAACTATATTGGGAAATGAAAAAGGTACAAGACAAATAATAGGTGGATTTGCAGAACTAAAAGTAGGAACTATAGATGTAGTATATGATGCAAGAGATAGCCAAAATCCTACAATAAAAGTTAAAAGTGATTTTGAAGAAAAAGAATTTACTGAAAGAATAAGTAGAAACAATCCATTATTAGTAGCTATGAAAACTACAAAAGATAGTGAATATCTTGAAGGAATAAAGGTATCAATAGAAGGAAATAACTTAACGGTTACTAGGAGATTAGCAACAAAAGTAGAGTGGATAGATGGAAACACTCTAGAGATCACGACACCACCAATGGATGGAGTGGGAGAAAGGGATATAGTAATAACAAATAAAGATGGTGGAGAAGCAAAAGGAAAAGTAACAGTAAAAAATCCAGCAAGTAATCCTAAGATAACAAACATAGAACCTAAGATAGAAAACTATGATGCGAGTAATGCCTTAGACTTTTATTCAGTAGAATCAACAGCAGAAGGAAATATTACATTCACTATATACGGAAGTGACTTCAGAACAGGAGTAAAAGTTTTAATAGGGGATCAAGAAGCTCAGATATTAAGTAAGGGGCCAAATGATGATAACCTAATAGTAAGATCTCCAAGAGCAAGAACAACTGATATAGACAAAAAACTTATAATAACAATATTAAACGAAGATGGTGGAGTAGTGGCATCAAACGATGCAGAAAAAGTAAAAATAGGAGCTCAGGGAAAGCAAGCATACTATATATATAGAAATGCAGATAGTTCTCCAAAAGTAACGAAGATAGATCCAAACATAGGAAGTATAAAAGGTGGAGAAAGAGTAGTTATAACTGGAAATGATTTTAGACCAGAACAAGTAGAAGTAAAATTTGGAGGAAGATTGGCAACAGTTGTACAAAGTGAATCAAGATACGATAGATTAGTAGTAATAACACCACAAGGAGATATGGTTGGAAAAGTAGATGTTCATATTAAAAATACAAAAGCACTAGGTGAAATAGTAGTAAAAGATGGTTACACATATATCTCATCTCCAATTATAACAAGCATAGATCCAGATAGGGTCAAAAATGATGGAGAACATAAAGTAACTATAAAAGGATCAGGATTTATGGAAGGCATAAAAGTAACTATAGGAGACTTAGGGGACGTAGCAATAAGTGAATTAGAATTTAAAGACAGTCAAACTATAGAAATGACAATTTCTCCGAAAGTAGAAATAAATTCAAGAGAAGAAAGTGTATTTAGAGATGTGACAATAGAAAATCCAGATGGAGGGAAATACACATCAAGGAATGGACTTGAAATTACACATCCTATACCAGATACACCTTCAGGATTTAGAGCAACTGCTGGACATGAGAGATCAATAACATTGACATGGGATAAAGTAGAGGATGCAGGAAGATATAAGATATTTGCTTCAAAGTCAGGTAGAAGAAGCGATTATGAATTCTTAGGAGAGACTACAGACTTAGAATATATAGTAAAAGACTTAGAACCAGACACAAGATATTACTTTAGACTATGGAGTCTAAATAAATATGGAGAATCTATAAGTTATGATTATGATGATGCAAGAACTTTCAGAAATAAAGATGATGATGGAAGAAATAAATATGATAACGACACTGAGAGTAGAAAAGATACAGTCATAAATTATACAAATGGGGAATTATCAATAAATCTAGCAGATAGATATAACTATGGTCAATATTATCAAGATTTATCAGATGCTAAATATAGTAACTATAAAAATATGAGAATAAGTATACCGATAAATGTCGCAAAATCGCTATATGGTAATGTCCAAGTGAAAACACAAGATATATTATTTGATATACCATTAGGTATATTCAGTGATATCGCTTACTATAAGCAAAATGATGATGCAAATGTAATAGTTACTTTATCAAAATTAGATAGTCAAGAAAAAGGACGAATAACTAAAGGAATAGAAAGAAATGAAGCAGTACTTGAAGATGGATATGAAATAAAATTTGAAGTGCAAAATGAAAGAGAAGTAACACCTATTGCAGTAAGAGGATCAGCTTCACTTACAGTCTATACAGACAAAGCAATACCAAATACAAATAGTGTATATATGGGAAGATACTCACCAGAGAGTAACAACTTATTAAGAAACACGGCAACAGTATCTCAATATGTAGACTATATGACAAATAAAAGAATATATGCAATATACGGCAATATAAATGCCGCAGGAAAGTACACTATAATATATAAAAAGTAG
- a CDS encoding S41 family peptidase, with translation MNKFSKRLSALALSGAIMFSTSVIKAEPALDLGYVDAMAQFVKDNYLYEITDEQLTEGAIKGLFYHLDPYSNYYTAEEYKKLEEQLTGEMQEAGIGVRVMEHSGYVKVIDVIKNSSSEKAGLKSEDIIVSVDGQSINGLPIDNIVALIKGEEGSKVKIGVVREGEKDTLNFDITRAKVIYNPIKSEVLDDNIGYIKIEEFNQHSFEEVSKALGEFESKGIYNVVFDVRDNPGGSLTEVINILRLIVPKGPIVHVKYSTGEEVTYKSFNESPKYKVSVMANKNSASASEIFAGAVKESGAGKVIGEKTYGKGSVQDIATLKDGGAVKLTIAEYFTPNRNKVNKVGIEPDILAEDDIMLKKAVEVLKNNK, from the coding sequence ATGAATAAATTTAGTAAGAGATTATCAGCGTTAGCGCTTAGTGGGGCTATAATGTTTAGCACTAGCGTTATAAAAGCGGAACCAGCATTAGACTTAGGATATGTGGATGCAATGGCTCAATTTGTAAAAGACAATTATCTTTATGAAATAACAGACGAGCAATTAACAGAAGGGGCAATAAAAGGCCTCTTCTATCACCTAGATCCATACAGTAACTACTATACAGCAGAAGAATATAAAAAGCTTGAAGAACAATTAACAGGAGAAATGCAAGAAGCTGGTATAGGTGTAAGAGTAATGGAACACAGTGGATATGTAAAAGTAATAGATGTAATAAAAAATTCATCATCAGAAAAAGCAGGACTAAAGTCAGAAGACATAATAGTATCTGTAGATGGTCAAAGCATAAATGGACTTCCAATTGATAATATAGTAGCTCTTATAAAAGGAGAAGAAGGAAGTAAGGTAAAAATAGGAGTAGTAAGAGAAGGTGAAAAAGATACATTAAACTTTGACATAACTAGAGCAAAAGTGATATATAATCCAATCAAGTCTGAAGTACTAGACGACAATATAGGATATATAAAGATAGAAGAGTTTAATCAACACTCATTTGAAGAAGTGTCGAAAGCATTAGGAGAGTTTGAAAGCAAAGGTATATATAATGTAGTATTTGATGTAAGAGACAATCCTGGAGGATCACTTACAGAGGTAATAAATATACTTAGACTAATAGTACCAAAAGGCCCAATAGTTCATGTGAAGTATTCGACAGGAGAAGAAGTTACTTATAAATCATTTAATGAATCGCCAAAATATAAGGTGTCAGTAATGGCGAATAAAAATAGTGCAAGTGCATCTGAGATATTTGCAGGAGCTGTAAAAGAAAGTGGAGCAGGAAAAGTAATAGGTGAAAAGACATATGGAAAAGGATCAGTTCAAGATATAGCAACACTTAAAGATGGTGGAGCAGTAAAATTAACAATAGCAGAATACTTTACACCTAATCGTAATAAAGTAAATAAAGTAGGTATAGAACCAGATATATTAGCAGAAGACGACATTATGTTAAAAAAAGCTGTAGAGGTACTTAAAAATAATAAATAA